In one window of Onychomys torridus chromosome 7, mOncTor1.1, whole genome shotgun sequence DNA:
- the Sc5d gene encoding lathosterol oxidase, which translates to MDLVLSVADHYFFTPYVYPATWPEDNIVRQTISLLIVTNLGAYILYFFCATLSYYFVYDHSLMKHPQFLKNQVSREIIFTVKSLPWISIPTVSLFLLELRGYSKLYDDIGDFPNGWIHLIVSVLSFLFFTDMLIYWIHRGLHHRLVYKRIHKPHHIWKIPTPFASHAFHPVDGFLQSLPYHIYPFIFPLHKVVYLGLYVLVNVWTISIHDGDFRVPRVLRPFINGSAHHTDHHMFFDYNYGQYFTLWDRIGGSFKNPSSFEGKGPHSYVRQMAEREFNNLAVNGCKSEKVCNGEFTKTK; encoded by the exons ATGGACCTGGTTCTCAGTGTTGCAGATCACTACTTCTTTACTCCATATGTGTATCCAGCCACGTGGCCTGAGGACAATATCGTCCGACAAACTATTAGTCTCCTGATTGTCACAAACCTGGGTGCTTATATCCTCTACTTCTTCTGTGCAACCTTGAGCTATTATTTTGTCTATGATCATTCATTAATGAAGCATCCACAGTTTTTAAAG AATCAAGTCTCTCGGGAGATCATATTCACCGTCAAGTCTTTGCCCTGGATAAGTATCCCCACCGTTTCATTGTTCCTGCTGGAGTTGAGAGGCTACAgcaagctctatgatgacatagGAGACTTCCCAAATG GCTGGATTCATCTCATCGTTAGCGTGCTGTCCTTCCTCTTTTTCACGGACATGCTGATCTACTGGATTCACAGGGGCCTACACCATAGACTGGTCTACAAG cgCATACATAAACCTCATCATATTTGGAAGATCCCCACTCCATTCGCAAGCCATGCTTTTCACCCTGTGGACGGCTTCCTCCAGAGTCTACCTTACCATATATACCCCTTTATCTTTCCACTACACAAGGTGGTCTACTTGGGTTTATATGTCTTGGTTAATGTCTGGACAATTTCTATTCATGACGGTGATTTTCGTGTCCCTCGGGTCTTAAGGCCATTTATTAATGGGTCAGCTCATCACACAGACCACCACATGTTTTTTGACTATAACTATGGACAGTATTTCACACTGTGGGATAGAATTGGAGGCTCTTTTaaaaatccttcctcctttgaaGGGAAAGGACCACATAGTTATGTGAGGCAGATGGCCGAAAGGGAGTTCAACAACCTTGCAGTAAATGGATGTAAAAGCGAAAAAGTGTGCAATGGAGAGTTTACAAAGACTAAGTAG